One window from the genome of Molothrus ater isolate BHLD 08-10-18 breed brown headed cowbird chromosome 5, BPBGC_Mater_1.1, whole genome shotgun sequence encodes:
- the ATP23 gene encoding mitochondrial inner membrane protease ATP23 homolog produces the protein MGHGEADSPPAAAEKKGAEEEEDDFGYRLFPDRNKKPQSFLVRSLFTFHNKCQLMLRLTLETNPYARLLLEALKQSGCTVFHDRHFSCENCDGCVGGGFDAATSQIVLCQNNIRRQSHMNRVVTHELIHAFDHCRAHVDWFKNVKHLACSEIRAANLSGDCTLMNEIARFKFGLKGHHQTCVRDRAIRSILAVRKVSKETAEKAVDEVFDACFNDLEPFGRIPHSKADAKRAYRDFQNRDRYTANL, from the exons ATGGGGCACGGGGAGGCGGATTCGCCGCCGGCGGCGGCAGAGAAGAAaggggcggaggaggaggaggatgattTCGGCTACCGGCTCTTCCCGGACCGGAATAAGAAGCCGCAGAGCTTCCTGGTCCGCAGCCTCTTCACCTTCCATAACAAGTGCCAGCTGATGCTGAGGCTCACCCTGGAAACGA ATCCATATGCTCGACTTCTTCTTGAGGCTCTGAAGCAATCTGGTTG CACTGTCTTCCACGACCGTCACTTTTCTTGTGAAAACTGTGATGGCTGTGTCGGTGGAGGTTTTGATGCTGCCACATCTCAG ATTGTTCTGTGTCAGAACAACATTCGCCGACAGTCCCATATGAACCGGGTGGTCACACATGAATTGATTCATGCATTTGATCACTGCCGTGCACATGTTGACTGGTTTAAAAATGTCAAACACTTAGCATGTTCAGAG ATTCGAGCTGCTAATCTCAGTGGAGACTGTACTTTGATGAATGAAATAGCCAGGTTTAAATTTGGATTGAAAGGGCACCATCAG ACTTGTGTACGAGACAGAGCAATTCGTTCCATTCTGGCTGTTAGAAAAGTTagcaaagaaacagcagaaaaagctgtggaTGAAGTTTTTGATGCTTGCTTCAATGATCTGGAACCTTTTGGAAGAATCCCACATAGCAAGGCAGATGCAAAACGTGCTTACAGAGACTTTCAGAACAGAGATCGCTATACTGCTAATTTGTAA